A window of the Schlesneria paludicola DSM 18645 genome harbors these coding sequences:
- a CDS encoding YcjF family protein — protein sequence MFDSIKSWMGLGPLTDEQFEKKRDELLKKMPVPVFWLFGKTGSGKTSIIRYLTGSTQAEIGNGFQPQTKTSFQYDFPSTSQPLMRFLDTRGLGEVGYDPSEDLKSFDGSTHVVIVVARVMDHALAEVIKPLQAIRAARPSRPIVLALTSLHEAYPFEQHPEPDPFDAVSTALAVSNSGDATTTATAQSSPACDLHPSARAIHPALQRSLREQEVRFAGLVNCIVPIDLTRPEEGYNEPNVGGKRLQNTLSELLPAACRQALLHLDELRGSLRDLTARQAMPLILTYSGLAATSAATPLPWVDIPVVMALQSRLVYLLADLYDQKMNAELLLKMSGVVAGRLAVRSAVKAPLKFIPFLGQTANAAMAFAYTYSLGKACCWYFGEMRDGHVPSAEHLNKVWADQLQQAVHVWRDRQPDAAARH from the coding sequence GTGTTTGACAGTATCAAATCCTGGATGGGGCTTGGGCCGCTCACTGATGAGCAGTTCGAAAAGAAGCGTGACGAACTATTGAAGAAGATGCCGGTGCCGGTCTTCTGGCTGTTTGGAAAAACCGGCAGTGGCAAGACGTCGATTATCCGGTATCTGACCGGATCGACGCAGGCGGAAATCGGCAACGGGTTTCAGCCGCAAACGAAAACTTCGTTCCAATACGATTTTCCCTCGACAAGCCAGCCGCTCATGCGTTTCCTTGATACGCGCGGGTTAGGGGAAGTCGGCTATGATCCGTCAGAGGATTTGAAGTCGTTTGATGGCTCAACGCACGTTGTGATCGTGGTCGCTCGGGTGATGGACCACGCCCTGGCGGAGGTGATCAAGCCGCTTCAAGCGATTCGTGCTGCGCGGCCATCAAGGCCAATCGTGCTGGCTCTGACCAGCTTGCACGAAGCGTACCCCTTCGAACAGCATCCCGAACCCGATCCCTTCGATGCTGTGTCCACGGCGCTGGCCGTCTCGAATTCCGGCGACGCGACGACGACAGCAACGGCACAATCGAGCCCGGCATGTGATCTTCATCCCTCCGCTCGTGCGATCCATCCCGCGCTGCAGAGAAGTCTGCGTGAGCAGGAAGTTCGATTTGCTGGACTGGTGAATTGCATTGTTCCCATCGATTTGACTCGTCCCGAAGAGGGATACAACGAGCCAAACGTCGGAGGGAAACGGCTGCAGAATACCTTGAGTGAACTTTTGCCCGCCGCATGCCGTCAGGCCTTGTTACATCTGGATGAGTTACGAGGTTCGCTACGTGATCTGACGGCCAGACAGGCGATGCCGCTGATCCTGACCTACAGCGGGCTCGCCGCGACATCTGCGGCGACACCGCTACCTTGGGTGGATATTCCGGTCGTCATGGCGCTTCAGTCGCGGCTTGTTTACCTGTTGGCCGACCTTTATGACCAAAAGATGAATGCCGAACTTCTGCTGAAGATGTCCGGGGTTGTGGCAGGACGGCTGGCGGTGCGATCGGCCGTGAAGGCGCCGCTGAAGTTCATTCCATTCCTCGGGCAGACGGCCAATGCGGCGATGGCGTTTGCGTATACGTATTCGCTCGGCAAAGCCTGTTGCTGGTATTTTGGCGAAATGCGGGACGGTCACGTTCCCTCAGCGGAGCACCTGAACAAAGTCTGGGCCGATCAACTGCAGCAAGCCGTCCATGTCTGGCGCGATCGCCAGCCGGACGCCGCCGCCAGGCATTGA
- a CDS encoding redoxin domain-containing protein — protein MTSQSRWYCGLVVGCSIFAPAVSYAEPTVAQVLARTPIQKDVEYETPKKDEIAKCKLEAERKGKSVGWVVTGPSGQVLRRFLDTDGDGTLDQYRFYNHGIEVYRDIDSNNNQKVDQYRWLNLAGTRWGIDQNEDGRIDQWKVLSAAEASKEAIRAMVTGDQAAWPALMINADDVKTLGLNPQLAAKLLESAADPAKKAKAILDKSKTVSPQTKWTRFDAQMPSTIPFDDEKANADLNVYESAMAIIETPGKKDPFAAVQIGEMIRVGEVWKITQVPLPIEGDVITTSGGVLMEPLIASGNSATSLPGPSPKVANILKELQDIEQRLLQPSQSAAQVKTLMSKRAVLLKDAIELADSDDDRTILTKQMVDGYALAAQMGTYPEGVKELKAIEADITKKSPKSPLIPYTNYRLLQAEYYVNAQELDGKEDKKEKQGEVQKQWLQALQEFVTKYPTADDTDDAMMTLGNNEEMQGRTKESVVWYQRIVQERPKSTLAARAQGAIKRLDLNGKVLDLEGPMLAGGSLDLKKLRGKVVLVVFWNSEYKMCEEDIPALRALYQENRAKGFEIVGVALEHDKASAQSYVDKHRMTWPQIFQPVPANQAGGLNSPMATSYGIILFPTMFLVNADGKVESRNATMTDVKQELPELLKAANVAQNPQAKGSQPKK, from the coding sequence ATGACTTCGCAATCTCGTTGGTATTGTGGCTTGGTGGTTGGCTGCTCAATCTTCGCCCCGGCTGTTAGCTATGCCGAGCCGACGGTCGCACAAGTGCTCGCTCGTACTCCGATTCAAAAGGACGTTGAGTACGAGACTCCCAAGAAGGACGAAATCGCCAAGTGTAAACTGGAGGCCGAGCGAAAAGGGAAGAGCGTCGGTTGGGTTGTGACCGGACCCTCCGGTCAGGTGCTGCGCCGGTTCCTCGATACCGACGGTGATGGCACGCTTGATCAATACCGGTTTTACAATCACGGGATTGAGGTCTATCGAGATATTGATTCGAACAACAACCAGAAGGTTGATCAGTACCGCTGGTTGAATTTGGCGGGTACACGCTGGGGCATTGATCAGAATGAGGATGGCCGTATCGATCAGTGGAAGGTCCTGTCCGCGGCGGAAGCTTCCAAGGAAGCAATTCGTGCGATGGTGACTGGCGATCAGGCCGCGTGGCCGGCGCTGATGATCAATGCCGATGATGTGAAAACACTGGGTTTGAACCCTCAGCTCGCTGCGAAATTGCTCGAATCGGCAGCCGATCCTGCCAAGAAGGCGAAGGCGATTCTCGACAAATCGAAGACGGTCAGTCCGCAGACAAAGTGGACTCGATTCGACGCGCAAATGCCCAGCACCATTCCGTTCGACGATGAAAAGGCGAACGCGGATTTGAATGTTTATGAAAGTGCAATGGCGATCATCGAGACGCCCGGCAAGAAGGATCCTTTCGCGGCCGTACAAATCGGTGAAATGATTCGCGTGGGCGAAGTCTGGAAGATTACGCAGGTTCCGCTGCCGATTGAAGGTGATGTGATCACCACGAGCGGCGGCGTCCTGATGGAACCATTGATCGCGTCCGGAAACTCTGCGACCTCACTTCCTGGGCCATCGCCTAAGGTCGCGAATATCTTGAAAGAACTTCAGGACATCGAACAGCGGTTGCTGCAGCCAAGCCAGTCTGCTGCCCAGGTCAAGACGCTCATGTCCAAGCGTGCCGTCTTGTTGAAAGACGCTATCGAACTAGCGGATAGCGACGACGATCGGACGATTCTGACGAAGCAGATGGTCGATGGTTACGCGTTGGCGGCGCAGATGGGAACCTACCCCGAAGGCGTGAAAGAGCTCAAGGCGATTGAAGCTGACATCACCAAGAAATCTCCCAAATCGCCGCTGATTCCATATACCAACTATCGCTTGTTGCAGGCGGAATACTACGTCAATGCGCAGGAGCTCGACGGCAAAGAAGATAAGAAGGAAAAGCAGGGCGAGGTTCAGAAGCAATGGCTCCAAGCCCTTCAGGAGTTTGTGACGAAGTATCCCACTGCGGATGACACGGACGATGCCATGATGACGCTGGGAAACAATGAAGAAATGCAGGGGCGGACGAAAGAGTCTGTTGTCTGGTACCAGCGAATCGTTCAAGAACGCCCGAAATCCACCTTGGCGGCACGCGCACAAGGTGCCATCAAGCGACTGGATCTGAATGGCAAGGTGCTCGACCTGGAAGGGCCGATGCTGGCGGGCGGCAGTCTCGATCTGAAGAAGCTTCGTGGCAAGGTCGTGCTGGTCGTGTTCTGGAACAGTGAATACAAGATGTGCGAGGAAGACATTCCCGCACTGCGTGCTTTGTATCAAGAGAACAGAGCGAAGGGTTTTGAGATCGTGGGGGTCGCCCTGGAGCACGACAAAGCGTCAGCACAGTCGTATGTCGACAAGCATCGCATGACATGGCCGCAGATTTTCCAGCCCGTTCCTGCAAACCAGGCCGGTGGGCTGAACAGTCCGATGGCGACGTCTTATGGGATTATCTTGTTCCCCACGATGTTTCTGGTGAACGCAGACGGTAAAGTGGAAAGTCGCAATGCGACAATGACCGACGTCAAGCAAGAGTTGCCTGAGCTATTGAAGGCAGCGAATGTTGCGCAAAACCCACAGGCGAAGGGCAGTCAACCTAAGAAGTGA